One part of the Truepera radiovictrix DSM 17093 genome encodes these proteins:
- a CDS encoding glycogen debranching N-terminal domain-containing protein: protein MDLSKDVVLKENYSFFVADGAGQITGGEHGLYNRDTRFLNRYCWRFGEAFETLLLHTPRPDRLRAHYARIEGPSQTVGIQRHLDFGARGFDDRLRVENTSPEPVEVALTLELGADFVDMFEARGWHRVARAPVALEPDGAAFRLRYRAEDGLETSVRLAPSQPPTAQEATGLRFVLPLQPGEVKVLTLEVTLHNPLAVDAPGISYESWRAGFDVPALSDGHGEVLARAIDDLRALLLFTEHGLYPAAGIPWYVAAFGRDALLSAYMLLPHHPEVAEGTLRFLAAYQGRTHDPVTAEAPGKILHEVRYGELSRTGKVPFRRYYGTVDATPLFVVLLHELYRVTGDLALVRELKPNWEAALAWMLEDGDPDGDGFLEFVGAPMGQGLSVQTWKDSHDSMSHADGYLASGAIAGSEVQGYAYDAFEAAATFYDALGEAGGDRWRARASELKERFHEAFWVEELQTYAMALDGDKCPLRVHNSNAGQLLWTGIVPEAVAPRLVATLFSETNWTGWGFRTLGRGEKRYNPVSYHNGSVWPHDTALVAGGLARYGFAAEAARVREALFDLAHSQADRRLPELIAGYEREDAPPVPYPVACRPQAWDAAALLYLLRL, encoded by the coding sequence ATGGACCTGAGTAAAGACGTGGTGCTGAAAGAGAACTACAGCTTCTTCGTGGCCGACGGGGCGGGGCAGATCACTGGCGGGGAGCACGGCCTGTACAACCGCGACACGCGCTTTTTAAACCGTTACTGCTGGCGCTTTGGGGAGGCGTTTGAGACGCTCCTGTTGCACACGCCCCGCCCCGACCGCCTGCGCGCGCACTACGCCCGCATCGAGGGGCCGTCGCAGACGGTCGGTATTCAGCGTCACCTGGACTTTGGCGCGCGCGGGTTTGACGACCGCCTGCGCGTGGAGAACACCAGCCCCGAGCCGGTGGAGGTGGCGCTCACGCTCGAGCTCGGCGCCGACTTCGTCGACATGTTCGAGGCGCGCGGGTGGCACCGCGTCGCGCGCGCGCCCGTGGCGCTAGAGCCCGACGGTGCGGCCTTTAGGCTCCGCTACCGCGCCGAGGACGGCTTGGAGACCAGCGTCCGCCTCGCGCCGTCGCAGCCGCCAACGGCGCAAGAGGCCACCGGGTTGCGCTTCGTGCTCCCTCTGCAACCCGGCGAGGTTAAGGTGTTGACGCTCGAGGTGACCCTCCACAACCCCCTCGCGGTCGACGCGCCCGGGATCAGCTACGAAAGCTGGCGCGCGGGGTTCGACGTGCCGGCGCTCTCGGACGGGCACGGCGAGGTCTTGGCGCGCGCCATCGACGACCTGCGCGCGCTGCTGCTCTTTACCGAGCACGGCCTCTATCCGGCGGCGGGCATCCCCTGGTACGTGGCCGCTTTCGGCCGCGACGCGCTGCTCAGCGCCTATATGCTGCTCCCGCACCACCCGGAGGTCGCCGAGGGGACGCTGCGCTTTCTAGCGGCCTATCAGGGGCGCACGCACGACCCCGTGACCGCCGAGGCGCCCGGTAAGATCCTCCACGAGGTGCGCTACGGCGAGCTGTCGCGCACCGGCAAGGTGCCGTTTCGCCGCTACTACGGCACCGTCGACGCGACCCCGCTCTTCGTCGTGCTCCTCCACGAGCTCTACCGCGTCACGGGCGACCTGGCGTTGGTGCGCGAGCTCAAACCCAACTGGGAGGCGGCGCTCGCGTGGATGCTCGAGGACGGCGACCCTGACGGCGACGGCTTTTTGGAGTTCGTGGGGGCGCCCATGGGCCAGGGTCTCAGCGTGCAGACCTGGAAGGACTCGCACGACTCCATGAGCCACGCCGACGGGTACCTCGCTTCGGGGGCGATCGCCGGCAGCGAGGTGCAGGGCTACGCCTACGACGCCTTCGAGGCGGCGGCGACCTTTTACGACGCGCTCGGTGAAGCGGGCGGCGACCGCTGGCGCGCGCGCGCTAGTGAACTCAAAGAGCGCTTTCACGAGGCGTTCTGGGTCGAGGAGCTGCAGACCTACGCGATGGCTCTAGACGGCGACAAGTGCCCCTTAAGGGTGCACAACTCCAACGCGGGGCAGCTCCTGTGGACGGGGATCGTACCGGAGGCGGTGGCGCCCCGTCTGGTGGCGACGTTGTTTTCGGAGACCAACTGGACGGGTTGGGGCTTTCGCACCCTGGGGCGGGGGGAAAAGCGTTACAACCCGGTCTCGTACCACAACGGCTCGGTCTGGCCGCACGACACCGCGCTCGTCGCGGGTGGGCTCGCCCGCTACGGCTTCGCCGCGGAGGCGGCGCGCGTCCGGGAGGCGCTCTTTGACCTCGCGCACAGCCAGGCCGACCGTCGGCTCCCCGAGCTGATCGCCGGTTACGAACGCGAGGACGCGCCCCCCGTCCCCTATCCCGTCGCCTGCCGCCCGCAAGCGTGGGACGCGGCGGCGCTGCTCTACCTGCTGCGGCTTTAG
- a CDS encoding carbohydrate ABC transporter permease: MAQVRVLTQRRRPPAQDIERWQARRRWARVGIVYTVMLIFSILFLGPLLFAALSSLREDPLEYPPTLAIPQLNPRNWAAGAALGRAGANAPLWGGFAPGAQVPFEITYFVPQGAEPEVPTVTVPRRRPGGGLGAVQQIDFAADYAALTPTQELAREAGEFTVGGESVPGTFVTYGFTVTYEGDGPTVNRLPVDIEVPTRDQVFVSATLSPSRLERRGRVASFDNITPGSLGYVFNNYARVFEEARSITTGRSLFLSWTLNSFIIALAKVITTILFASMAGYALARLNFPGKNLIFILILFAQMIPGQVTFISNYLVLRDGIFGLSRLWGQATLLNSLSGVILSGLVGAGAVFIMKQFFETIPREVEEAAMIDGTSQWQRFSKVVLPMARPALGALTILTFQGAWNDFFWPLVVLTTPEDIKTLPIGLLTFRNIYGNVGDWGLILAGAVMSALPIIILFVVFQKYFLEGVSYGGGKE, from the coding sequence ATGGCGCAGGTTCGGGTTCTGACGCAGCGCCGCCGCCCCCCCGCCCAGGACATCGAGCGCTGGCAGGCGCGGCGGCGCTGGGCGCGGGTGGGGATCGTCTACACGGTCATGCTGATTTTTTCGATCCTCTTTCTGGGACCGCTGCTCTTCGCCGCGCTCTCGAGCCTGAGAGAGGACCCGCTCGAGTACCCCCCGACGCTCGCCATCCCGCAGCTCAACCCGCGCAACTGGGCGGCCGGCGCCGCATTGGGCCGCGCGGGGGCGAACGCGCCCCTCTGGGGGGGCTTCGCCCCCGGCGCGCAGGTGCCCTTTGAGATCACCTACTTCGTCCCCCAAGGCGCCGAGCCGGAGGTGCCCACCGTGACCGTCCCGCGGCGGCGACCGGGTGGGGGGTTGGGGGCGGTGCAGCAGATCGACTTCGCCGCCGACTACGCCGCCCTGACGCCGACCCAGGAGCTCGCGCGCGAGGCGGGCGAGTTCACCGTGGGCGGCGAGAGCGTCCCGGGGACGTTCGTCACCTATGGCTTTACGGTCACCTACGAGGGCGACGGCCCGACGGTCAACCGGCTCCCCGTGGACATCGAGGTGCCGACGCGCGACCAGGTCTTCGTCTCCGCGACGCTCTCGCCCTCGCGGCTCGAGCGCCGCGGCCGCGTCGCCAGCTTCGACAACATCACGCCGGGCTCCTTGGGTTATGTCTTCAACAACTACGCGCGCGTCTTCGAGGAGGCGCGGAGCATCACCACCGGCCGCTCGCTCTTTTTGAGCTGGACGCTCAACTCGTTTATCATCGCGCTCGCCAAGGTCATCACCACCATCTTGTTCGCTTCGATGGCGGGCTACGCGCTCGCGCGGCTTAACTTCCCCGGTAAAAACCTGATCTTTATCCTGATCCTCTTCGCCCAGATGATCCCCGGCCAGGTGACCTTCATCTCCAACTACCTGGTGCTGCGTGACGGCATCTTCGGGCTCTCGCGGCTCTGGGGTCAGGCGACGCTCCTTAATAGCCTCTCCGGTGTCATCCTCTCGGGGCTCGTGGGGGCGGGGGCGGTGTTTATCATGAAGCAGTTTTTCGAGACCATCCCGCGCGAGGTCGAGGAAGCTGCGATGATCGACGGCACCTCCCAGTGGCAGCGCTTCTCCAAGGTGGTGCTACCGATGGCGCGGCCCGCCCTGGGGGCGCTCACCATCTTGACCTTTCAGGGCGCCTGGAACGACTTTTTCTGGCCGCTCGTGGTCTTGACGACCCCCGAGGACATCAAAACGCTCCCCATCGGCCTCCTGACTTTCCGCAACATCTACGGCAACGTCGGCGACTGGGGGCTCATCCTGGCGGGCGCGGTGATGAGCGCGCTGCCCATTATCATCCTCTTCGTGGTGTTCCAGAAGTACTTCCTAGAGGGGGTCTCCTACGGCGGGGGTAAGGAGTAG
- a CDS encoding carbohydrate ABC transporter permease, which translates to MRAKQQEVVAAYLFLLPFLVTLGLFFLYATVRAVYFSFTNYDLFNAPRWIGLQNYVNLFREENFLFALRNSLLFSAIVTTVQTFGALVMAAVLNQKIRGLNFFRAAFYMPSVTSSVVITLIFLWMYQRQGLFNYLATQVVNYAPQLGAFALVLVGLQALQVGLERARGLPARWNDPALFVISLLVAVAAAWLLTFLGVLVPRGGVVDFVWLQTRQEVPGVFPTFLRAPVPLIAIMIQNIFTTIPTFMLMFLAALQDVPKSHYEAASLDGATPVQQFFHITIPAVQPVTFLVVTLSLIGTLQMFDQVAIFGNAVPTRSVITLAYFVYQRMFPGAQLPEVGFASAAAMFLAALTLLIVLIQRRFIRSEAS; encoded by the coding sequence ATGCGAGCGAAACAGCAGGAGGTCGTCGCAGCCTATCTCTTTCTCCTCCCCTTCCTAGTCACCCTGGGGCTATTTTTCCTCTACGCCACCGTGCGCGCGGTGTATTTTAGCTTTACCAACTACGACCTCTTTAACGCGCCGCGGTGGATCGGTTTGCAGAACTACGTCAACTTGTTCCGCGAGGAGAACTTTCTCTTCGCGCTGCGCAACTCGCTCCTCTTCTCCGCCATCGTCACGACCGTGCAGACCTTCGGGGCGCTCGTGATGGCGGCGGTTTTAAACCAAAAGATCCGCGGGCTCAACTTTTTTCGCGCCGCTTTCTACATGCCGAGCGTCACCAGCAGCGTGGTGATCACCCTCATCTTCTTGTGGATGTACCAGCGCCAGGGGCTCTTTAACTACCTGGCGACGCAGGTGGTCAACTACGCGCCGCAGCTCGGGGCGTTTGCGCTCGTGCTCGTGGGGTTGCAGGCGCTGCAGGTCGGGCTCGAGCGCGCGCGCGGCCTCCCCGCCCGCTGGAACGACCCGGCGCTCTTTGTCATCTCGTTGCTTGTCGCCGTGGCCGCGGCGTGGCTGCTGACCTTTTTGGGGGTGCTGGTGCCGCGCGGTGGGGTCGTCGACTTCGTCTGGTTGCAGACCCGCCAGGAGGTGCCGGGCGTTTTCCCGACCTTTTTGCGCGCGCCGGTGCCGCTTATTGCCATCATGATCCAGAACATCTTCACCACCATCCCGACCTTTATGCTGATGTTCTTGGCGGCCCTTCAAGACGTGCCCAAGTCGCACTACGAGGCGGCTTCCTTGGACGGCGCGACCCCCGTGCAGCAGTTTTTCCACATCACCATCCCGGCCGTGCAACCCGTGACCTTTTTGGTGGTCACGCTTAGCCTCATCGGTACCCTGCAGATGTTCGACCAGGTGGCGATCTTCGGGAACGCCGTGCCCACGCGCTCGGTGATCACCCTGGCCTACTTCGTCTATCAGCGCATGTTCCCCGGCGCGCAGCTCCCCGAGGTCGGCTTCGCCTCGGCGGCGGCCATGTTCTTGGCGGCCCTGACGCTGCTGATCGTCCTGATCCAGCGCCGCTTCATCCGTTCGGAGGCCTCGTAA
- a CDS encoding extracellular solute-binding protein — MKRSTGLLLALSLTACSAALAQTTVRVQGYGGQDPAIMQRLLNEVIGDDLQAEGITVQYEPIETDYNAVMTNNLSAGTAGDVFYLPGEVAPGFIATGRVQPLNDLVDTEPFIDALLEVYTQDGQVYGIPKDFNTLAIFYNEDLFDEAEVDYPNADDTFESFAEKLRAVRELDPGIYGACLSADFARLGAFAYANGWQPFNEDGSVSLQDEAFVDAFEFYTGLVTEGTAVQPSDVGAGWPGDCLANEQAAVAIEGAWILGFLRDNAPNLAYGAAPMPRSDETGERGNFVYSVAWAINADSPNQEAAVRVLEALTSEEAQQFILEQGLAIPSREALGELDYFNEDDPEAQANRIIFEGASDGNVLGFQFGNIGTDYMTPINNAITAVMTGQADAASALQSAQSELDAILARAGAR; from the coding sequence ATGAAACGCAGCACCGGCTTGCTTCTCGCCCTTTCGCTCACCGCCTGCAGCGCCGCTCTTGCCCAGACGACGGTTCGCGTGCAGGGCTACGGTGGACAAGACCCCGCCATCATGCAGCGCCTTTTAAACGAGGTCATCGGCGACGACCTCCAGGCCGAGGGCATCACCGTGCAGTACGAGCCCATCGAGACCGACTACAACGCGGTGATGACCAACAACCTCTCGGCGGGCACCGCCGGCGACGTGTTCTACCTCCCCGGCGAGGTCGCCCCCGGGTTTATCGCCACGGGCCGCGTACAGCCGTTAAACGACCTCGTCGACACGGAGCCCTTTATCGATGCGCTCCTAGAGGTCTACACCCAAGACGGTCAGGTCTACGGCATCCCGAAAGACTTCAACACCCTGGCGATCTTTTACAACGAAGACCTCTTCGACGAGGCCGAGGTCGACTACCCGAACGCGGACGACACCTTCGAGAGCTTTGCCGAAAAGCTGCGGGCGGTGCGCGAGCTCGACCCCGGCATCTACGGCGCCTGCTTGAGCGCCGACTTCGCCCGCTTGGGCGCTTTTGCCTACGCCAACGGCTGGCAGCCCTTTAACGAAGACGGTAGCGTGTCGCTCCAAGACGAGGCCTTCGTCGACGCCTTCGAGTTCTACACCGGGCTCGTCACCGAGGGCACCGCCGTGCAGCCCTCCGACGTCGGGGCGGGGTGGCCCGGCGACTGCTTGGCCAACGAGCAGGCGGCGGTCGCCATCGAGGGCGCGTGGATCCTCGGCTTTTTGCGCGACAACGCCCCCAACCTCGCCTATGGCGCCGCCCCCATGCCGCGCTCGGATGAGACCGGCGAACGCGGTAACTTCGTCTACTCGGTGGCGTGGGCGATCAACGCCGACTCGCCCAACCAGGAGGCGGCCGTGCGGGTGCTCGAGGCGCTCACCAGCGAGGAGGCGCAGCAGTTCATCCTCGAGCAGGGGCTCGCGATCCCCAGCCGCGAGGCTTTGGGCGAGCTCGACTACTTTAACGAAGACGACCCCGAGGCGCAGGCCAACCGCATCATCTTCGAGGGCGCTTCGGACGGCAACGTCTTGGGCTTTCAGTTCGGCAACATCGGTACCGACTACATGACCCCCATCAACAACGCCATCACCGCCGTGATGACCGGCCAAGCGGACGCCGCGTCGGCGCTGCAGAGCGCGCAGTCGGAGCTCGACGCGATTTTGGCGCGCGCGGGCGCGAGGTAG